CAGGCCATGTATTCATAGACAATCCCTGTGTTTCTGCTTTCATTACAATAACCAATGAATGAAGCTAAGTTCCTGTGATGAACTCTCATCAAGAGGTGAGCCtgtgaaaaattttattcaagCAGAAACAATATTATATGGCAATCACACATAATAACACCTGAAATTGAGTTGGGATATGATTATCAGACCTCAGTTCGAAATTGAGCTGAGCCATGATCTGATGTTGGAGAAAGCATTTTGACAGCAACTTGGGTATCATCACTTAAGTAGCCATGGTAGACTGTTCCAAATCCCCCCTTCCCAATAACAGTGCTAAAGTTGTTGGTAATTCTTACAATCTCAGcatatgtgaattgtctgttgTCTGACTTCAATGACGACCCTTCTTCTTTGTGGCGATCTATGAACTTCCGTGCAACTTCATAAAACATTGCAATTCTTTATTAGCATAGCTATTAATAGTTAAGCTACCATGGaaatatgttttcttttattttttcaaattcaataaTCATTGAGCTAAATACAGGTACCATTTTTTCTTTTGTAAATACACAGGATCACCAGTGCCATTGCCATGAGGATGACTACCAATGGAACAATGGTTGCAACTATTGGAACCCAAGCACGCTTCCTCTCTTCTTTACATGGAGACAACAGACAGAGCTCTGGATTCCCATCCAATCTACCATTAGGGAAATGATTAAGTCAAAGAAATAGAAAAGGAACTTTAGTTTAAGCACAGAAATTCCAAGGAGAAAGAGGAGTTAATTAATTCATGAACCTCAATGACAATAACCCATTATTGGATCTTTCAACGAGAGCAAAAGGAACCGAACCAGAAAGTTTGTTTCCTGCTAAATTCCTGCAGTTTTAGTTAAATGGTATCATGTCCCTTCTAATGGTTGCAGAATTGTAGGACAAAGGAAGAATAACATACAAAGTCCTCAAATTTGGCAGTTCTGACAGAAATTCAGGTACTCGTCCTGTTAAGCTGTTCTCTGATAAATCCCTGAAAAATTAAATGCAGAAAGCAAGAATATTTTCACATAACTAACGTTAAGTTGAATACACATTATTCAgcattgaaaataattttccaCTTACAGGTGCTGCAGTAATTTAAGATTGGACAATGTTCTATCAATCTCTCCTGTTAATCCACTGGATGACAAATTCCTGAATAGAATTAATTATTGTTAAGtagattattttttttcatggaCATAAAAACGAGTAGTTAACCTTTCTGTTACTTCATTTCATATTTTGTCCCAGACCAAGAACTCACAAGGAAATAATTCTTGGGGGATCATAACCATTATCATTGCAATACAAGCCATCCCAAGATGGAAGAGGTATGCATGGATCTCCTCGCCAGACTTTGTTCACGTTATAGATTGACTTGATGTCTTCAATTGCATTAACTAGATGATCAATACAAGTGAGTCAAGCTTCAGCAAAACAAATGTAGGATATCTGAAATTATATGATGAAATATACCGTCTTCTTTGTCGGTTGGTTGCTGCCAGAAATCTTTCACTAAATATATTTCCAGTGCATTCAAAATGGGAGGAAGGGTAGAATTTGGCAACTTGTGGAGACTGAAGCTAAGCTTGGCTCCTCTTACCGACTCAATAGGTATAGTTGTAGAGTGCAAGTACTTGAGAACAACTCCTTCTTCTAACAGGACGCCATTTAATTCAATGTTAAATTCTCTAGATTGGTTTTTTTGGACAGTTTCAATCTCAGCAAAGTGCATGTAAATGAACAATTTTTCATTGGGATCGCCAATATCGAATCCAAAGTTGAGTGGTTTATCTGCATTTATGGGCTGGACAGCAGTTTGCATCACCTTTGATGGTAGATTGAAGTCAGTGCTAACCAGTGAATCAACTGCAGAGGGAGTATGTATTGCAGCAGATTGAGGACAGTTGTAAGGAAACCATACGCGATCATAAACATCATCATGGTACCTAAGTCAGGCATCCAAGAATCATATGTTATGTTAGAATAACTAAATGTTGTTAATCATTTAACGTGTATGGTCAACCTGCACTTGACAGTGAAAATGAGCATTCAGTTAGTGCAGTTTATTCTGCACATTGTGAAGAATAGGTGAACTAACCTTACTATCTCATTGGTGATGGAGCCGAAATCAAGGCGTTGGTATAGAACTAGTGATGCAGATTCTGCTTTGTAGGTGGAATTATGGAAATGCCTCAACTC
This sequence is a window from Manihot esculenta cultivar AM560-2 chromosome 4, M.esculenta_v8, whole genome shotgun sequence. Protein-coding genes within it:
- the LOC110612875 gene encoding putative leucine-rich repeat receptor-like protein kinase At2g19210 — protein: MVEKGRGIWAWGSIICLILLQLLANCFQTKGSNVFAWRFTRYGNYETHYTQKRSRRKLDDVAGSINMDCGIPEDFSYTDASTGIPYISDGGFIDTGVNKNISANFSSDNPPTSLMTVRSFPQGNRNCYTLKPPEGKASIYLIRASFMYGNYDNLGKLPEFSLYLGVNLWDKVKFDNSSHVVNKEIIHVPTMDDVYVCLLNTGSGTPFISALELRHFHNSTYKAESASLVLYQRLDFGSITNEIVRYHDDVYDRVWFPYNCPQSAAIHTPSAVDSLVSTDFNLPSKVMQTAVQPINADKPLNFGFDIGDPNEKLFIYMHFAEIETVQKNQSREFNIELNGVLLEEGVVLKYLHSTTIPIESVRGAKLSFSLHKLPNSTLPPILNALEIYLVKDFWQQPTDKEDVNAIEDIKSIYNVNKVWRGDPCIPLPSWDGLYCNDNGYDPPRIISLNLSSSGLTGEIDRTLSNLKLLQHLDLSENSLTGRVPEFLSELPNLRTLNLAGNKLSGSVPFALVERSNNGLLSLRLDGNPELCLLSPCKEERKRAWVPIVATIVPLVVILMAMALVILCIYKRKNVARKFIDRHKEEGSSLKSDNRQFTYAEIVRITNNFSTVIGKGGFGTVYHGYLSDDTQVAVKMLSPTSDHGSAQFRTEAHLLMRVHHRNLASFIGYCNESRNTGIVYEYMACGNLENYLLDKAVQVLSWKERVQIALEAAQGLEYLHNGCKPPIVHRDVKSANILLNDNLQAKIADFGFSKIFPSDSKSHLSTGVVGTVGYLDPEYYSSGRLTERSDVYSFGIVLLELITGQSAVIKNHDQNIHIVNWVSPYIERGDIRNVVDPRLDGNFDTNSVWKFVEIAMSCVPSISIQRPTMNHVVAELKECLVTEIGREQSCKVEGQIRNSFEMVTVDLETEMGPEAR